The following proteins are encoded in a genomic region of Debaryomyces hansenii CBS767 chromosome G complete sequence:
- a CDS encoding DEHA2G09966p (similar to CA1680|IPF15649 Candida albicans IPF15649) translates to MSCKIKKGLSYVLGDSNDNENHILPINAIQYSAVTNNFYTGGRDGTVKTWCCKNGWEHSRQGTPSQFNFNETFEGLDNRDLDIDQDIDERVLKLETAISSNPLPYCTTQYDDYNITNNYNIHFDWINDLKLVNNDRDLVSCSSDLSLKLINLHNSDSSEKAHVHKFSNVHTDYIKKLSYVVPENTIVSGGLDGKVVLWDLGTLNPIQEIQTHSSNTALPNSIYSLANNNSNLISTGGPSNTINLYDKRLPNNSNNIKKLIGHQDNIRCLLMNDNFILSGSSDTTIKLWDLRNFKVYKNFDIHDDAIWSLSTSISSSPGIVNQCDDYYNTDFKVFYSGDKGGKIVKTDLSYLSTNLKKENSGFDTFTGSDDLMDEKLGVSTIIAKTNSPIISLCCETDVQPNSILSSTTLLASTESSLNRYVIPDTDQLSKYQYSRNCLDYILNHDNQVNDELTSGLGEVAGEPNDLNSDFYDIVSHLSIDTNNFDIQSSFSGNNYPLSIHNVENTNEVVDINDYHSMFLNTDGGPSMEYVNTYKEGLSSKDAMANETTIDNTPVEILLNPIPSEQVTQVPFNKEPYNKFPLTRKSIIAKRLFNNRRHILVLYLNGDLKIWDIFACAEIKTFPYESSTSTELTKDLIENRSKEMENIFRKYQTEDTLNTWCEVDIKSGKLLVTLKESMFNNVEIYYDELCKAYPYLSYKHPDSIEALKNNEVKPSIDDRLPLAKILINSLFHQYAIYEWGFDNLLREELKAYKRDNRKIPLSSSYERFTNDRSVAITSNSSASNASSMDGSSLNNTAKRIKMFTKKPSKNNIYQDDRQTLASISSAASSVTEYPISINDSTLMSNFINSDGLVSISQDSSNEDSIMSMLQYNKKRYWEKYASFGINRTVDSILRIYSNDPKYSMPEDNNEYKPLFYPHRLPSNLLIIIFEHSPELGNMRDLCSFHLEDLTRLQDNSSTNEPLVNDLRNHLPVWIGKPVLYSKFPVKENPKIEFKLQEVDYTLLPPSTTIGGKSQKKIKRLPMSDSIIKLTSHNMLRVSKILTYIAERFDGRTPEMKDLKNPSEWLVLECKGQELPYNFTLQTIKTKIWKSSSEIELRFRRKYD, encoded by the coding sequence ATGAGTtgtaaaattaaaaaaggATTATCATACGTGTTGGGAGATTCCAACGATAACGAGAATCATATTTTGCCTATTAATGCCATTCAATATTCTGCAGtaacaaataatttttaCACGGGTGGAAGAGACGGTACGGTGAAAACATGGTGTTGTAAGAATGGCTGGGAGCATTCGCGACAGGGTACACCAAGtcaattcaatttcaatgaaacCTTTGAAGGTTTGGATAATAGAGATCTAGACATTGATCAAGATATAGATGAACGGGTTTTGAAGCTAGAAACTGCTATTTCGTCAAATCCGCTACCATATTGTACTACACAATATGATGATTATAATATTACCAATAACTATAATATCCACTTTGACTGgattaatgatttgaaactAGTGAATAATGATAGAGACTTAGTTTCATGCTCGTCTGATTTgtcattaaaattaatcaatttgcATAATTCTGACTCTTCAGAGAAGGCACATGTCCATAAATTTTCTAATGTTCATACGGATTacatcaagaaattatcatATGTTGTACCAGAGAACACAATAGTTAGTGGTGGGCTAGACGGCAAAGTTGTTCTTTGGGATTTAGGAACGTTAAACccaattcaagaaattcagACTCATAGTCTGAACACCGCATTGcctaattcaatttattccTTAGcaaacaataattcaaatttgatCAGTACTGGTGGACCAAGTAATACTATCAATTTATATGATAAGAGATTACCAAATAATTCGAACAACATTAAAAAGTTAATCGGTCATCAAGATAACATAAGATGTCTCTTAATGAATgacaattttattttgagTGGTTCTTCTGACACTACTATCAAATTATGGGATTTGAGGAACTTTAAAGTTTACaagaattttgatattcatGACGATGCGATTTGGAGTTTGAGTACTTCAATCTCTTCATCACCAGGAATAGTAAATCAATGTGATGACTACTATAACACTGATTTCAAGGTATTTTATTCTGGTGATAAAGGTGGTAAAATTGTAAAGACCGATTTATCATATTTGTCGACCAATCTCAAGAAAGAGAACCTGGGGTTTGACACATTCACCGGTTCAGATGACTTGATGGATGAAAAACTAGGAGTATCGACCATTATTGCAAAGACAAATTCGCCCATAATTTCATTGTGTTGTGAAACAGACGTTCAACCAAACTccattctttcttcaaccACACTTTTAGCATCCACTGAGCTGTCATTAAATAGATATGTTATTCCGGATACTGATCAATTATCCAAATATCAGTATTCTAGAAATTGCTTAGActatattttgaatcatgACAATCAGGTAAATGATGAACTAACTTCAGGATTGGGTGAAGTTGCTGGCGAACCAAATGATCTAAATTCTGACTTTTATGATATTGTAAGTCATTTGTCTATCGACACAAATAATTTCGACATTCAATCTTCATTTTCGGGTAATAATTATCCCTTATCAATACATAATGTCGAGAATACTAATGAAGTAGTCGATATTAATGACTATCATTCCATGTTCCTCAATACTGATGGTGGACCGTCAATGGAGTACGTTAATACATATAAGGAAGGTTTGTCAAGTAAGGATGCCATGGCTAATGAGACTACCATTGATAATACCCCTGTTGAAATACTATTAAATCCAATTCCATCTGAACAAGTAACCCAAGTTCCATTTAATAAGGAAccatataataaatttccGTTAACTCGAAAAAGTATCATTGCGAAAAGGCtattcaataatagaaGACACATActtgtattatatttgaacggagatttgaaaatttgggATATATTTGCCTGTGCAGAGATCAAGACATTTCCTTATGAATCTTCAACATCTACTGAATTAACAAAAGatttaatagaaaataGACTGAAAGAAATGGAGAATATTTTTCGTAAATACCAAACCGAGGATACTTTAAATACGTGGTGTGAGGTGGATATCAAATCTGGAAAGCTTTTGGTTACCTTAAAGGAATCTATGTTTAACAATGTAGAAATCTACTATGACGAGTTATGCAAGGCTTATCCTTATTTATCTTACAAACATCCCGACAGTATCGAAGCTTTAAAAAATAACGAAGTTAAACCCTCTATTGATGATAGATTGCCCCTTGCAAAGATCTTGATAAACTCATTGTTTCATCAATATGCCATCTATGAATGGGGGTTTGACAATCTATTGCGGGAAGAATTAAAGGCATACAAAAGAGATAATCGGAAAATCCCTCTTTCATCGTCGTATGAAAGGTTCACAAATGATCGCTCAGTTGCTATAACTAGCAACTCATCAGCTTCAAACGCAAGTTCTATGGATGGATCGAGTTTAAATAATACAGccaaaagaataaaaatgTTCACTAAGAAGCCATctaagaataatatttatcaagACGACCGTCAAACGCTCGCGTCTATTAGCTCTGCTGCTAGCAGCGTAACCGAATATCCTATTAGCATAAATGATTCAACTCTCATgtcaaattttattaacaGTGATGGCCTTGTATCGATATCACAAGATTCATCGAATGaagattcaataatgaGCATGTTACAATATAACAAAAAAAGATACTGGGAAAAGTATGCTTCGTTTGGTATCAACAGAACAGTCGACTCTATACTcagaatatattcaaacGATCCTAAGTATAGCATGCCAGAAGACAACAATGAGTATAAACCACTTTTTTACCCTCATAGACTTCCTTCGAATTTGCTAATCATAATATTTGAACACTCACCTGAATTGGGTAACATGAGGGACTTGTGTAGCTTTCATCTAGAGGACCTCACCAGGCTTCAGGACAATTCAAGCACTAATGAGCCTTTGGTTAACGACTTGAGGAACCACTTGCCCGTGTGGATAGGCAAACCTGTTTTATACAGCAAGTTCCCTGTCAAGGAGAATCCTAAGATTGAATTCAAGCTACAAGAAGTTGACTACACCTTATTACCACCTAGTACGACAATTGGAGGAAAATCacagaaaaaaattaaacgCTTACCAATGAGCGACAGCATAATTAAATTGACATCGCACAATATGTTACGAGTTCTGAAGATCTTAACCTATATCGCCGAACGCTTTGACGGTCGTACCCCAGAAATGAAAGATCTAAAGAATCCATCGGAGTGGTTGGTTCTTGAATGCAAGGGTCAAGAATTGCCTTACAATTTTACTCTACaaacaattaaaacaaaaatttggaaaagCAGTTCCGAAATAGAATTGAGATTTAGAAGAAAGTATGATTAG